TCGTCGATGACGCCCACCATCGTGTTGCGCAGCGGCAAGGTGGTGATCGTCACAGGCAGTCCGGGCGGGGCGACGATCATCAACACCGTGTTACTGATCATCACCAACGTGATCGACCACGGCATGACACCGGTCGATGCGGTGGAGGGGAAACGGTTCAACCAGCAGTGGCTGCCGGACGAGATCACTCATGAGCCGGATTTTGCCTCGGCGGAGACGATGGCTGCGCTGCGTGCGAAAGGGCACAATTTGCGGGTGCGGAAACTCTATTCGAACGAACCGACGCGCTGGGCGGGCTCGCAGGGCAGCGCCGAGACGATCATGGTCGATCCGGTCACGGGTGTGCGCACCGGAGTGCCTGATCCTCGCCGGCCGGAGACCACGGCGTCGGCCGAGTAAACTGCGCCCGGTTGGAGCGGTATTACGATTGTGTCGTATCGTCGGCCAAGGGAAGCAGCACACGGAATGTGGCTCCCTGGCCGGGTTGGGATTCCACCTCGAGCAAGCCGTTATGCATGGAGACCAACTCTTGCGTGATGAAGAGCCCGAGTCCGTCGGAGCTTTCCCGAGCGGTGGGCGTGGCCGAGAGCGACTGGAACGGCTGGAACATCCGGGCGAGATCCTCGGGTTTAAGGCCGGGCCCGCTGTCGCGCACCTCGGCAAACAGCCAGCGGCCGGACTGCCCGAGGACGACTGCAACGCGTCCGCCGGACGGCGTGAACTTAAGGGCGTTGATGATGAGGTTATCCAGGATTTGGCGCAGTCGGGCGGCGTCGGCGAGGACGCACGGAAGCGGGACGCCGCCGGTGTCGGGAAGTTCGCAGGTGATGGATTGTTGCTTGGCCTCGGCGAGCGACCGGTAGGTTTCGACGGTATCGCGGGTGATCGCAGTCAGGTCCACGGGTGAGCGCTGAAGCTGAAGACGGCCGGCCTCGATGGCGGCTGAGTCCAGGAACTCGCGCACGAGCCCGCCCATGTGGGCGGCGTCGGTGCGGATGTGGCGGGCGAGATCGACGACGGCGGCGGTTTCTTCCGGACGGGTTTCGATGCGTCGTGCCGAAGCGGATACAGCGGAGAGAGGCGCCTTGAGGTCGTGCGCGGCGATCTGGAGCAGGCGGGATTTGAGACGGGCGGCCTGCTCGGCCTCGGCGCGGGCGCGTTCGTCGGCAAGGTGCGCGGCGTGTTCGGCGCGGAGACGGGCGCGCTGGGTGAAGAAGACAACCAGGCCGAGGCCAAGGACCAGGGCGAGGCCGCCGGAGAGCAGCACGGTCTGCTGGCGGCGGCGGGCGATCTCGGCCGCCTTGGCTTCCTGGTCGAGGCGCAGAAGGCGGATGTCGTTGTCGCGACGCTCGGCCTGGAAACGCGCGTCGAGTTCGATCACGCGCAGGCGGATCTGTTCACCGAGGATGGACTCGCGGGTGGAGGCGTAGCGGCGTTCGTAGTAGAGGGTGGAGCGCAATTCGCCGCGCCCCTCGTGGGAGCGGGCGAGTTCGTGGTAGATCTCGGCCAGCACGGGCGCGCTGCCGAGCGGTTCGGCGATGGCGAGGGCGATACGCAACTCGGCGATGGCCTCGTCGAGCCGGCCCAGGCGGCGCAAGGCGGCGGCGACGCGGCGATGACCGCGCGCGATCCGGCGCGGCTGGTCGATGGATTTGTAGATCGCGAGTGCTTTCTGATAGGCGACGAGCGCGGAAGCGGGGTCGCCGGTGAGTAGATCGATGGTGCCGAGATTGGTGGAACTGTCGGCCGCGCCCACGCGATCTCCGATGCTTTCGCGGATTGCTAGGGCGCGCGCATAAAGTGAGCGGGCATCGGCGTATTCACGCCGGGCGAGTTGGTTGTTGGCCGTGCCGTTGAGGACGTAGGCGATGCGGGCCTTGTCTCCCAGGATTTCGGCGTGGCGCAGGGCTTCCTGGAAGGTGCGCTCGGCGGCGTCGTAGTCCCGTGTCTGCGTGTAGGTGACACCCAAGGCATGCTGTCCCGCGGAGATGAGATCGTGGTCGCCGAGTTTTTCGGAGAGGCGCACCTGTTGCTGGAGGGTTTCAACGGCGGCGGGAAAGTCGCCCACAATCCAGTAGGTGCGGCCAAGGAGAAAAAGAAAACCGGCGTGGGCGGCGTCTTCGCCGGAGGCCGCGGCATCCTCGGCGGCGGCACGACCGTCGATCAACGCGTTGGCGTAGTCGCCGCGTTCCTGCAGCCGGAGAATGGTGGCGAAACGCCGGCCGAAATCCGCGGATGAGGGGGTTCGGGCCAGTCGTTCGCCGAGACTGCCGGCACCGGAATAGGCGATGTCGTCGCCGCGGCCGGTTTGATCGATGGAGTCGGAGTCGGCGCGGTCTTCGCTCTGTGCAAAGACGGCGGTGTGCACGAGGAGGAAAATCGTAAGAAAAGCGGAGAACGTCGTTACGCGTCGTGGGAGCACGTGGAGAAGAATCGGCCGTCGTTGTGACGGTGGCAAACCCGCGATGGGGATGGCGTAGATATACGCACTGCAGCGGCTTTGCAGTCCATGGGGAAACGCTCCATTAAAAGGGACATGAAATCACTTTTCGCGTGGGTGGGTGCGCTTGGCTTGGTGGCGACCTCGGTATTCGCGATGCCGATGCCGGTGCAAGTGGCGGAGGGCCGGAGCGGGATGGTGGCGGCGGGGCATCCCGACGCGACGGCGGCGGGGGTCGAGGTGCTGCGCTCGGGCGGAAACGCGGTGGATGCGGCGGTGGCGGTGGCGTTTGCCCTGGGCGTGACCGAGCCGTATGGCTCGGGACCGGGCGGGAAACTGGCATTGGTTTATCGCGAGGCGAAGACCGGGCGGGTGTGGGTGGTGGAGGCCTTGGACGAATCCTCCCGTCATCTGGATGCGGCGGCATTCATGGCTTTGCCGGCGGGCGAACGCCGCGCGGGAGCCCAGTCGGTGGCGGTGCCCGGGTTGGTGGCTGGTATCCTGGAAGCGCATACACGCTGGGGATCGCGTCCGCGTGCGGAACTCATGGCGCCGGCGATCAAGCTGGCCGAGGACGGTTTCGAAGTGCGCCCGGCGCAGGTGAAGTTTTTCAAAGCGCAGGAGAGCAAACTGCAGGCGAACGAGGAGCTGGGGCGGATCTACCGGCCGGATGGGAAATCGGTGGTGGCCGGGCAACGGGTGAGCAATCCTGACCTGGCGACCACGCTGCGACTGGTGGCGGAAAAAGGTGCGGACGGCTTCTACAAAGGGCCGGTGGCGGAGGCGATCGTGAAGTCCCTCGCGGATGCGGGCAGTCCGCTGCGGATGGATGATCTGGCGAGCTATCGGGCGCGAGTGACCGATCCATTGCGCGTGAAGTTCCGCGACATCGAGGTGTTTTCCGCGCCGCCGCCGGTGTCGGGAGGCGGCGTGTTTCTGCTGGCGATGAAGGCGATCGAGACGGAGCGGCTGGAGGGCGGCACGGTGTTGAAGGCGGCGTCGATGAACCGCGTCATGCGGTTGTATCTGGAGGCCGATGCGGAGAGCCGTGAGGTGTTGGGCGACCGGGATGATTCGCGCCGCGCATGGGAACGGTTGCTTGAGCCCGCACGCATGGCGGAGTTGCGGAAAGCCTCGTTGGTGGCGGCGGCCGAGCCGGTGGTTCAGGACGATAGATTCGAAGCGATGGCGGCGGAGACGACGCACTTCGTGGTGGTGGACAAGGCGGGCAATGTGGTGAGTGCCACGCAATCCCAGAGCAATCACTTCGGCTCGGGCCTGGTGCCGCACGGCACGGGAGTGGTGCTGAACAACAGCCTGAGCAATTTCAACCGCACACGGGGGAATCCGAACGAGGCGGCTCCCGGGCGGCGTCCGCGCACGACGATCGCCCCGACGGTCATTGTTAAGAACGGCCGGTTGATGGCGGGAATCGGTTTGCCGGGCGGCAGTCGTATCCCGAGTGCGATGGTGCAGGTGACGACCGACTATCTCTTCTGCGGGCGTTCGCTGGAAGAGGCGATCGCGGCGCCGCGGTTTCATCCGGTGACGCGTCGGAGCGGAGATACGGTCAACCGATTTGAGACGGAGAAGGAAACCGACTACCGCTTGTCCGATGAATTGAAGACTTCGTATGGCTGGAAGGACGGCACGGATTCGGAGACGGAGTCGTTTGGCGGCTTCAATGCGGTCGAGGTGATGCCCGACGGACGCTTGCGCGGTTACGCGGACCAACGCCGTTCGAATACGGCGATGGGGTATTGAGCGGGCTGGGATCGAACAAGGCCGTGAGCCGCGTGTGGACGCGAGACTCACGGCCTTGTTGCGTTTACAGGTAGCTTATACGGTCTGGCTGAAAGCTCTCATTATTGTTGCGCCAATGGTCTTGGATTAGGGACTGCGTGTGACTCTGCTTGCGGTGTCATTGGCATATCATGACTCGCATTGGCTTAGGCTATTCCAACGCCAGTATCGGCGCCGTGCTATGGGCACGAAAAAGCCCCGCCGGAACATCCGGACAGGGCTTAAGCGGAGCCAGTGAGCTGTCTGCTAATTAGGCGGACTGACGACGGCGGCGAAGGC
The sequence above is a segment of the Rariglobus hedericola genome. Coding sequences within it:
- a CDS encoding gamma-glutamyltransferase family protein, with the protein product MKSLFAWVGALGLVATSVFAMPMPVQVAEGRSGMVAAGHPDATAAGVEVLRSGGNAVDAAVAVAFALGVTEPYGSGPGGKLALVYREAKTGRVWVVEALDESSRHLDAAAFMALPAGERRAGAQSVAVPGLVAGILEAHTRWGSRPRAELMAPAIKLAEDGFEVRPAQVKFFKAQESKLQANEELGRIYRPDGKSVVAGQRVSNPDLATTLRLVAEKGADGFYKGPVAEAIVKSLADAGSPLRMDDLASYRARVTDPLRVKFRDIEVFSAPPPVSGGGVFLLAMKAIETERLEGGTVLKAASMNRVMRLYLEADAESREVLGDRDDSRRAWERLLEPARMAELRKASLVAAAEPVVQDDRFEAMAAETTHFVVVDKAGNVVSATQSQSNHFGSGLVPHGTGVVLNNSLSNFNRTRGNPNEAAPGRRPRTTIAPTVIVKNGRLMAGIGLPGGSRIPSAMVQVTTDYLFCGRSLEEAIAAPRFHPVTRRSGDTVNRFETEKETDYRLSDELKTSYGWKDGTDSETESFGGFNAVEVMPDGRLRGYADQRRSNTAMGY
- a CDS encoding tetratricopeptide repeat protein gives rise to the protein MLPRRVTTFSAFLTIFLLVHTAVFAQSEDRADSDSIDQTGRGDDIAYSGAGSLGERLARTPSSADFGRRFATILRLQERGDYANALIDGRAAAEDAAASGEDAAHAGFLFLLGRTYWIVGDFPAAVETLQQQVRLSEKLGDHDLISAGQHALGVTYTQTRDYDAAERTFQEALRHAEILGDKARIAYVLNGTANNQLARREYADARSLYARALAIRESIGDRVGAADSSTNLGTIDLLTGDPASALVAYQKALAIYKSIDQPRRIARGHRRVAAALRRLGRLDEAIAELRIALAIAEPLGSAPVLAEIYHELARSHEGRGELRSTLYYERRYASTRESILGEQIRLRVIELDARFQAERRDNDIRLLRLDQEAKAAEIARRRQQTVLLSGGLALVLGLGLVVFFTQRARLRAEHAAHLADERARAEAEQAARLKSRLLQIAAHDLKAPLSAVSASARRIETRPEETAAVVDLARHIRTDAAHMGGLVREFLDSAAIEAGRLQLQRSPVDLTAITRDTVETYRSLAEAKQQSITCELPDTGGVPLPCVLADAARLRQILDNLIINALKFTPSGGRVAVVLGQSGRWLFAEVRDSGPGLKPEDLARMFQPFQSLSATPTARESSDGLGLFITQELVSMHNGLLEVESQPGQGATFRVLLPLADDTTQS